TTTCATCACGACAATGCGCCCAGTCATTCCACCCATGTGATGCAATCTTTTCTGGCCAAAAACGGCATGTCACTCGTTCGCTAGGCTCCTTACTCTCCAGACTTGGCACCATCTGATTTCTGGCTTTTCCCCAAGTTTAAAATCACTCCAAAAGGGACACGATTTTAATCACAAAAAGACATTATAGCTATGGAGCATTCCAGAGGAACAATTCAAgatatttttccaaaagtgGAAGAAGCGCTGGGAAAAGTTTGTGAGCCTCCAAGGGGATTATTTTGAAGgagattaaataaaatttgtgtAATTTATTGTGTTGTGTGCTTTACTGTATACTAAAAGGTCGAATACTTTTCGAACAGACCTCgtacatacatacatatatatatagagaAAAATGAATTCTTCTCCTACTATTCACATGTAGAGGTTTCTTACCCTGGTTCTTCAGTTAAAAGAAGTTCATATCGAGCAGCTTGATTCACCGCAGCTTTGTCATGTTTCTTTGTATTTCGCAAAAATCCtaaaaaagtaagtttacAGAGGAATAATTAACAGAAATTTAACACAACTATTCAAGGCTGAAGCTTAATCAACATCTCGTCAGAAGTTGACAAAAAATGACAATGCATTtgcagaaaaacaacaaaacgtgTCACAAATACTCAGATTAAACATAACTCTCAACAGGTTTCTAAAAAATATATCAggcaaatattttaccaaccttttaatttcttattttttattccatcAACAGGAAATTCTTTCCCTCTCTTATACAGACTTTTTCGTTCTTCTGGGATAGGAGCTGAGCCTTTAAACGGATcctttttaacaaaacaagcacaaaatcaTTTGCTTTgctctttcatttatttaagCCAGGGGGGGAAACTCCTAGTCTATGGAATGTTTCTATCATGCAACATCTAATTTCCTCAGGCCCACCACACAACTTTCTTGGTTGAATCAGTGACACAGCATCTCAATACAAGTTCCTGATATGACGAAAGCTATCCACCACAGCACATCTTGCCAAAGAGCAAATTTTCTGCCCGAATTCAACCTCAACAAAATAGACCGATAACAAGTACAATAAACTGCTAATAAACCGTTGTTGTTTTGTGATTCATACTAGTAAGTTCCAAGACACATTACAACGCCCTGATAGGCCTTCCATAGCAAAAAGGTTCCCAAtgcttatttaaaatttttattcatttattggCCATTTGCGGTACATgcgtaaaaaatgcaaacctATCGCACTAATacaattgaaaagaaaaaagtagaaaaaaagGGGTATAAAAGAGGCCATGGATAAAAACAGGCCAATAAAATCTAAGCAACCCATGGCTGAGACAGATTATATCAGTAATTTTTTACTGTGgagttgaaaatgaaattactTAGATTCTTCACTTGTCAGAATGGGAAATGTGTTTACCAAAATCTCGATCTGGCAATGACAATAATTACCTCTGGTTGCGCTACTTCCGAAACACTTAATCCATCTTCGTCTTCatttttctataaaaaaaaaaacacaaacaggGTAAAATTAAATCAGACATAAGATCCGAACAAAAAGCATAAATGTGcaaatgaaaagaaacttttgcTAAACTCCTGTACCAGAGTCTGGAATTGAAATAAAAGGAACATGTTGGCCAGACATGTCAAACCAAAATGCTGTTACAGACCAAAAATGATTTTCGGACCGCACTTTGAAAACCTTATGATACTTGATTTGGTTTAAAACAAAGTATACGTGAAAAAATACCACTTTAATTAAAGCAATCTTAAATAACTTGTGCAATATTTCAGCACGATTTTGAAGCAACTCGCTTGCTACTATATTTCTGAAAAGTGTCACAAACACAGAGCCGATCAGCAATATAGGCTGTAGTATTTCAAAGCTCTTAAAACCTATAATAGTGTGAGTCCCAACTGTCTAACTGCCCCAACTGCAATGTATGGCATATGATACCAAGATCCCAGGGGTGCAGAAGCAAAATATTGGTGTGCAAGTGTGCAACAAGCCAAACCGGTCCAGGGTGCATTCCACGTGAGTTACACCGAAGCAGCATAAACTCAGTTTGATCTCGGCATGACACGGAGCCAAATCACGCCTTGGTGCAACCATGGCAACTTTGCTCTTccgtatttgtattgtttagATGAAAAAGAGGACAGTTATAATTATATCCCTTTTTCAGAAATTGCCCGTTGGCATTATGTCTTTGGCATATAATCCTTCAACTGGGCCCACTGGCCGCAGGTTCCAGGTTGGACATGGCTTATCTAAGCCTATTAGCTAACACAAaagtatgatacgatatgataATCTGGTTACCTTTGGACTGAAGAAAGTCTTTgaacgacttaaacccggcaaTGATTTCGCATCTCTCAATTCCTtgtatggaaagtttgtatgctCACATGGCCAAAGAGCAAATACTGAaatattattacgtcactggTGTAAATGTTAGCTCCACCCTTTCTGACACGGGTTCacaaaatgttacaaaaacaTTCATAAAAAGGTTGCAAGTGCAGTAAAATTCCCTTTACTTTCATTTTTGAAAGTTGTAACTTGACATTGGCACGGACAAGCACTGAAGCAAAGTCAATGGCTTTTGATTCGGCtccatttattgaaataaggATTAATTGTGGCAGAAAGTAATAATtagagttttatttttaatactgGCTTGGCATAAAACATCGACCCTAATTATTTTGGCATAAATCTTTTGGTGTTAAAATACCAGCTTTCCGTATAGGCTCGAGCGTGGAGCAAGGCTTTATGCAAGTTCTGATTTTGTCACACATCTTTTTGGTATTATGATATTTTAAAGCATATTGCTCGAATTCAGAACTGTacaccaggtccactgaattGGAGCGTCATTAACGTCTTGCCCTATGGAATTACAATTGTAGCTCCACTGGGTATCGGACACGGAACACGAACGAGCCGCAATGTTGTGAGCTTGGCGTTCTagatatagcctataggctacTCAGTTATAGTCGACCAAGTCGATAAACTAGATCAACAGTTAattgtgttattttatcaattattttttgccacTGACTGTGGGAAGTAATAATGAACGGAGCTAAATTTGTCATAGCATGCTAAAACAAGAATGCTACCTCACAAACAGCTATAGCAAACATTAAACTACCCTGGGGTAGTTCACACTTTACAAAACTAGTGAAAAGCATCACAACATAATGTAAACTGtgataacaaaaacataatacTTGGAGGAGTTTACCTTAATCTCTGAAGAAAGCTTCCTTTTTTCATAATATCTCCCAGCCATTTTTAAACCTCGTTTACAGTCTGTTCATAAGTTTCTTGAAAACGTGTTTTCTCACTTTAGTTGGTCATTATTTAGGGTATTCCCGTGAAAAGATTGCTGCAGCTATAAATATCTTatgtaaacaaataaatacgAAATGTCTAACAATTAGACTCTAATTGAATGGATTTTCGCACTTAAACTAGTGAAGTAAACGCGAAATTCCAATTGGAGATGGCAGAAATTTATTTAGACCGAAACCGCATTCAGGCCTAGCTTTAGTCAGTATGTTTGTATTCGGTGGCCGCAGTGGCgcatttttacatttacattatttgtaatttatatTTCAAAGGCTGATATCAATTTTAGACTTGTATTGCGCTGATTATGCACCTTTCTGTGCACCAGACTATTGACACATTCGCCTACAAGCCCTACATTATAGTAAAACATATGTTCTTCCAACACAACTCTTGGGTTGTTTATTTCTCCAGTtatacaacaaattttgtaGCCGAAATGAGTAGGCCCACGGAGTTTCAGGTAAATTCTATAGCAATGCAAGTGTAAAACAAGATTGTGTTGACAAAATGTGCACGAATTTATAGACAATTTCCGTGGCAGAAAGAAAGGTAAAATACCTTAACTAATTGCAACATCGCTTATTCTAATATTTTCAATGAGTTATTTCTTGACCATAAACAGCTCGCGCTCTTACGTTGATTAAATCATCACGGAAATTGAGAATGGCTAATTGAAGCAGATATTTAAATCGTCCATTGTTACTTCAACGGCTTATGTGTGCATTTATTTATGCATGTAAGCTATTTTTGGCTCAGCTTTGCATAACTGGGCATAAAATGaagtgtcatttttttaacTGTAGCCAATTTTGCATGCCACATGATGATGCAGTAGCCTCGTTTTTGAAGACTAAAATTTACAGttaattaaaaactttaaaaggcAGTCGAAAACTATGTCCTGCATACCTTTCCACACTATTCGGTATAGACTGGCCGCGACCACTAATTCTGTTAATGGATAAGACggaaaagttaacaaaaacaaaaaacggtTTTGTGGTTAATAGCGCAAATTATCGGCCTACTTAAGCTGCATTCATGCACATTACATTACATGCTTTAAGTCTACTCAGCTTATATCTACGGAAAATCATGTGAAGAATTCTGCTAAAGGAATATGTGTGTTTCTTCACGTTCTGatgtgattttgtttttatttcatgcaGGTATCTACAAGAATTGGATTGCCAAACGAGATCATGAAATATATGGAAAATGGGTAGGCCTATATGGCACCTGAACTTGTGAGGttgacccacttcactacaatacGTAGCctacttgttgaaatgtttattgcgggtgatgatatacgagtctcatgaggtcgttgtctgcttttctcacctACAGATTTAATTGTTCGCCTTGATGGCTTATTGTCTGATGACTAGCTTCAATTAGCAGTGATCAATATTGTAATGACTTGTTTTCCACTGCTATATTATATCACCAAAGTCTTTGTTACCTTGTGAAGATGACAGTAAAGTTGTCTATCTtaacactgaacttcttcaaatagaattcaacaatggttgCATAGGAATGAAAACAGGGTAGGTCTATACTCATTATATtgaattttctttaaacaattacatttagacaACACATTGGCACAgtaacagcataaagacgtccatgttATAGGGTTGATCTTAGTAGAATGATTGCATTGAACAGCTGTGCCTAACTCACGCAAGATAGGCAGGCGCGATATTTATGTCCTGATTTACAACGGAAAACAGAATGTTAGCGGTATGCAATGTTATCTGTCATTGATGTAATGTTTGGTAAAGCAGACGTCTGAAAATAAGAATTCTATATTGTATTCGATTTGTATACTAAAATATCCCTTTATCATCAAataagtttttacaaaattatttacaaacgTAGTTTCcggaaattgaaaaaaattatttgaataatGCCTTGTAAGTGGGAATCAATATAGTATTACATAAACGCTTTTAAAGACTGCGCAACAAGTTCACATAAAATTGTGTGATTATCATAAAGCACAGAATAACTTATGTCTGCAATGCCGGTAATTTACCACAAgttataaatgaaaataaaatataaacattttcaaatcaaaatttcCCCTATTTTACATTTGTAGTTTACAAAGAATAGGCTACATTTGATCAAACGCCAGCATATTTGCAATGACAAAACACAAGACACACCCAGTTCgaacatttttttcaagttaTTACATGCAGAACAAGACGAAGACGAATTAGGAAGCattcaatttcaaaattcCTCTGCTCACATTCCACCATGCAACCATTTCATCCCCAAGAGCTTGGTAATTGCTGCGTTTTATCCATAGTAACTTGCACTGATAAAGGACCACTATTGATTTGGAAAAAAGGCGAAAAAGCGTTTATGATCCTTTTTTACTTCGATTAATGCTCATAATTCACTCTGTGTtgcaaaaaactaaaatatattGATAAAATCTCACGTTTAGCTTTTCTGGGACACTTTTTCCGGAAAAGTTTGGCGCCACTTTGTGAAAAGACCTTCAGGCATTTCTCATTGTCTGTGATACGATGAAAGCAAACATATAATtgattaaagttttttaaaatgtttactgGATATATGACAAAGTTACAGGCCACCGTAAAGCAGCAGATATAAACTTACTTCTAAGTATGGCTCGTAACACTTTCCTATATCTTGAGTTACATCGTCGGCGGATTTGTCTTGCTCTTCGCTTGTGCTTGTGACCTGATATCCCTGgaaaaatttatcattatGACCTTATTAGGCGTTTTTTGCATTGTCTTTAGTGGCAATTATTCAGTAGAAGGAGAAACTTGTGATAAACGATGCAGCACTAAACATAAATCCTTGAATAGCTGCCAGGCGTCTTTGCCAGTTCGAAGGCACCCACATCGTCTTACCTGCAACTCGTATTCAACTCGTCTTACCTGCACACAATGatattatgacgcaacaaatCAACAAGAGTAAGATGAGCCGAAAGCaagtttttgaagaaaacatgttttatagATTTCTTCGAATTTCAGGAAAGTTTTTCGTCTTCAGATTTTTGAATGCTTCTGGTCGACCAAATTCTATCACTCTGATGTTAACTGAATATCATTAGAGTTTATATAACCGCAACTTGGTCTTTTATATCGTCGTGTGGATACACAAAAGCTCTTTTTTGAGTTATAACTCTTTCCTGCCATACAATCTCTAATGAATTTTTACCTCGCATATTCAAATTCTTCCAATGACTTATTTACAAACCAAAAATAGCTCACATTCTTACACAAAATCTTCGCGGAAGTTTGCAAGGGTTAAGTGAAGCTTTAAGTCGTCCATTGTATGTTGAAGTAAGGTTTTTATTcgtgcatttatttttatatgtgTCGACAGTAACTTATGTCAATTGCGTGCGTTTTAACTCCATCGTTACTTCCTATACTTTCAGAATAAAGTGTTCGGTGCAATATTTGCCCGTTAAAGAAAGCAAATCAAttcatgaaaattttactGGATTCAGACAAATTAAGCTTTAAACTGTTTTACATGAAATAATAATCGAAATTGACATCGAAAGCATTTTGTATAAGTTAGTTAATATGATTGCCTCAtaagtttttcaaacaatgCACGAACGAAAAGTCACAAAGTCATAGATTTAATGAATCGAGTCAGAGACTGGACTCGAGTCAGTTCTTTTTTATCACGTTTCAACTTTAACGTAAAACgaatctttattttttggtcgGAATACAATTAAGTGTAACTTAAAacgattttatttgtttacgaATGCGTACGTTACAGccaaatgaagcaaattttgtaacaaCCCTAAGCGTTTGTAGTTTATAGAAATagcatttttgcattttgtttggCTTGGTTTCGAATATTAATCGACTTAACTTGACTAGAGTCTCGAAAGGTAAATGACCTTCAAGTCGAGGTCGGTGACTTATTGTTACGACTGACACAAAGTCATTGCATATCATCATTGTAGGCCTAAGTTCAATACAAGCATGCAGCTGTTTCTGCAAGATGCATTCTTTTTATTGGCTCTTTCAGCATTGCTGGGTTTTTTTCGTGAAGATGAATTGTTTCCGCTTGATGCTGGCGATTGCAAAGCTGcagcaaaatgtttgttgaaaGATCATAGTTACGGCAACGTCGAAATGCTGTAATTGTTAGAATCTATGAACTCATGCGCAGAAGATGTGACACTTCTCTGTTTATcattgtattatttattttattttcgccattaactgtgcggagcgaaaaATCATCTTCTAAGAAAGCATTTGAGTTTGTCTTAAAGTTGCAATTCAATTCGTTCTAATTTTCAGGTTTGCAGATGTGACGGCGAATTGAGGCATGGAACCTCAATACGCAGGAACCCCTCAAAACATATAATTAGGCTTGCACGGTGTCGATTGTATCCGGTATAAGCCGTACAAGAATATTCCCAACAAATTGGAGACCAGGGACGGCTTGAATATTCATGACTGAATCAATCGAAAGTTGAACGATCCCGAATCCATCAACACGTCCAAGTTGGTTCCTGTTACGGTAGGAAGGGTTAAAGCGAGCTAGCAACACAAGAGGAAGCTACGTAACGTATTTCACACATGCTGGAATGTTAAAGTGTAAACGTGCAGATGTTTCGTCATGCATGAGTAATAATTAAGTTGTTGTTTATGAAAAGGTTACCGAAGGACACTGAACTTCTGCGTTTTACGCGTGGTCATGTGACTTTTAATTGCACAACCTTTCGTCTTATCTATCTTGACCACTCGTCTCAACTGCGACCACAACCCGTGACCTCTCTCGACGTTTAACGTAGGTACTAGAAATGCAAGTTTCACAACCTGCAATCGAAATCTGGATTTTTAATACGTCAATCAATTGAAAAGCAAAAGTTGAGCAGGGACCAGCAGAAAAATAACACCTGACGGTGATATGTCGACCAAAAATAAGGAGAAAAGAGTCGTCAATTGAGCCCATATAAGCCTCGTTTCGATGAGATTGCCATTTTTATGACACTATTACTTCCTTTGTAGATTGTTTGACGTGTGCCGAGAGAAAAAATACCCAGGAAAAGTTTTTaggtttcttttttctaaGCACAGGTTTGGAGAATACAATCGAAACGTTGCTTTCGTAAAAAAGTACATCAATTGAAAACCAAAAGGTTCGCGATGTAAAAGTTGGCCTATTAGAGCATCAACTCATCAGTTTCGCCAATCACTTGAAGCAAGCGCAGCAATACGACTTGCAAGGAAATTGTAAAGATTTGAAGAAACTGTCAAAAAAGATGACGaaaagcaagattttttcatcaaaatccAGCGTCGAATTAATCCTCGTGTTGGTCACTTTCTGCTGCTTCTACGTCATCCTATGCGAAGGTAAAGTCGAGAGATAAAGCGAATGTAAACAATGAACGTTATGTTCGACGCAGTTTTTGAATCGTCGTTGTAGGATACTGTAACCATGATTCTCATTGCTTGCACTGCTTTGTAGGTGCTCCTAGACAAGGGGTTAGGATTCCGCACAGAGGCCGGTGGAACCCTAGAACCCAAGTACGACGCAGACGCTGTACATCGACATTTCGAAGCATTCAGCGTGGAATTGGCCAAGGTATTTACATAAAACAGCTGATTATgcgtgacgaaaaataactgAACAAGTACCGGTATACCAGTATGTCAGTAGCTAACACATAAATGATGTTTTACTCAAAAGTATTTGATACGTCTTTACTTGCTTACGTCGTAGATCCAACAAAGTGCTTCCAGCTAGTCACAAGTGACGGTTACGAAAGATTCAATCGAAATTGCCGATACTTGTCACGATGTAAGTTCTCAAAAATCAATCAACAAGTTATTGGCGTTTATAAGTAAACTCGACTCCTTATTCGTGCTATTGTGACGGctacgtcacgagtcatgggttgttttgtaaatgctggcatttttgttttgaatctTGTAATTTAGTTGTTGACCAAATttaaattctccttaatgacgttcagataaatCACCTTGCTTGAACTGATGTGCCACATATAAACACTGTTGCAATGTCTGCAACCTTTCCTTCACCCTTCTCTTTCATTTGTTACCGCAAGCgaaatgtaacattcagtaggCTTTGTCCAAAGGCAAAAGCTTTTGTGtctgataaataattaattaatgaataaaaatagGAACTTTATCATGTAATAATATGCATAGACAgaaattaagcaactaacagcatagtcacgctgTTTGAggaatgagaactcataccatCGAAGCATAAGCAAAAATAAGTTATCAatcatcaatcgtcctcgctcatattgtaacaataACCGCCAATGTACGAGGTCTTTATGGCGATTATGTTTGTCATATattacttcacacaagtaatataGCAGCgaacaaatatttgttttactaTCATCGCGATATATGCGCGAAGCACTTTCTCTGATTCCCAGGTAACGCATAAAACTCATAACCTAAGCATTGACTTGCAGTGACCACCGTGAAGTGCCAAGGAATCGTGCGACGCATTTCACTTGGGAAGATGCAGCTGGGATGACCTACACGACGAGCATTTGGATGGATTTGCATAAACCCTCTGATAATGACAAAGttcttttattacattttttcaCACTATATGTCTATCGTATCAgcatttttttacaaagagtTTCACGTTTTAATGTGTTAAATCTAAATCATCCGCTTAGTATTGCAATCTTTAAGCTATACATTATAAGATGTTCGTGTCCTTATTAGTTGAAGAAAGTGTACAGGAAGTGTTGAGTTTGgtgtatatttatttatatttttttgtgtattatttGCCTGTATTTGGGTTCGGTGGTTGTGCTACTGACTCTTTGCATTTGTCCCAAGCTCATTTGTTATGATGTAATTTTCGCCCACGAGACCTACCACATTTTCCTGCCATAGTTGAGATGTATTATTATCACTGCTGCTAATTCGCCATTCAGGGTCAGCATAAGTTTTGGTGCCGCACagtaatggcgaaaaataaaatgaatgaataaataaagTGTTTGATGTGTAACACCTCTTTTGTAATCTTCTGTATCGCAATATTGTTTGCAAAGTGAAAGTCACGCTCTAAAT
Above is a window of Clavelina lepadiformis chromosome 8, kaClaLepa1.1, whole genome shotgun sequence DNA encoding:
- the LOC143469388 gene encoding uncharacterized protein LOC143469388, whose translation is MTKSKIFSSKSSVELILVLVTFCCFYVILCEGAPRQGVRIPHRGRWNPRTQVRRRRCTSTFRSIQRGIGQDPTKCFQLVTSDGYERFNRNCRYLSRLTTVKCQGIVRRISLGKMQLG
- the LOC143469148 gene encoding uncharacterized protein LOC143469148, which translates into the protein MFSSKTCFRLILLLLICCVIISLCAGISGHKHKRRARQIRRRCNSRYRKVLRAILRNNEKCLKVFSQSGAKLFRKKCPRKAKLVLYQCKLLWIKRSNYQALGDEMVAWWNVSRGILKLNAS